From the Psychrilyobacter piezotolerans genome, one window contains:
- the rpmA gene encoding 50S ribosomal protein L27: MFRIELQLFAKKKGQGSVKNGRDSNPNYLGVKKYDGEKVVAGNIVVRQRGNKFHAGTNMGQGKDHTLFALVDGYVRFERLGKTKKQVSIYSERKSLV, translated from the coding sequence ATGTTTAGAATTGAATTACAACTATTTGCTAAGAAAAAAGGACAAGGTTCTGTAAAGAACGGAAGAGACTCTAACCCTAATTACTTAGGTGTAAAAAAATACGACGGTGAGAAAGTAGTAGCTGGAAACATCGTTGTTAGACAAAGAGGAAACAAATTCCATGCTGGAACTAACATGGGGCAAGGTAAAGATCATACTTTATTTGCTTTAGTTGATGGATATGTTAGATTTGAAAGATTAGGTAAAACTAAGAAGCAAGTTTCTATCTACTCTGAAAGAAAAAGTTTAGTATAA
- a CDS encoding SpoIIE family protein phosphatase: protein MEYYIDASYKSINKFGEELCGDKVESIKTEDGCLLVLSDGLGSGVKANILATLTSKIAITMLKGGSTIDETLETIMNTLPECKVRKLAYSTFTIIKLNNNGDCYMVEYENPPTFFYRDGCDVFIDRKERVIKDKTIFESRFKFYPDDLLTVVSDGAVHAGVGEYLNLGWQWENINDFLRDISQKKYATDITNSLLDVCKTLYNDKPGDDTTVLSIKFQPVKYLNLFTGPPKNIEDDEEFIKRVEESRGVIVLSGGTTANIISKAWDEEVKIDLDGYENNLPPVGYMRGVDLVTEGLLTLNKTVEYIREYIYEGREIASDDGAGILGRLLLFDASHIKIVAGTAVNAAHQNPDFPIDFNIKLKVVVELEAILKEFGKSVTLEYV from the coding sequence ATGGAATATTATATAGATGCTTCATATAAAAGTATAAATAAATTTGGTGAGGAACTCTGCGGAGACAAGGTAGAATCTATAAAAACAGAGGATGGGTGTCTTTTGGTGCTTTCTGACGGGCTGGGAAGCGGGGTCAAGGCAAATATCCTGGCTACCCTGACTTCGAAGATAGCCATAACCATGCTGAAGGGCGGTTCTACTATCGATGAGACCTTAGAAACAATAATGAATACCCTCCCCGAGTGCAAGGTGAGAAAACTTGCATATTCTACCTTTACAATTATAAAGTTAAATAATAATGGTGACTGTTATATGGTCGAATATGAGAATCCTCCTACGTTTTTCTATAGAGATGGTTGTGATGTTTTCATAGACAGGAAAGAAAGGGTTATAAAGGATAAAACTATTTTTGAGAGTCGTTTCAAATTTTATCCCGATGATCTATTGACCGTTGTCAGTGATGGAGCAGTTCATGCAGGGGTGGGAGAATATCTTAATTTGGGATGGCAGTGGGAAAATATAAATGATTTTTTGAGGGATATATCCCAGAAAAAATATGCAACAGATATAACCAATAGTTTACTGGATGTGTGCAAAACTCTATATAATGATAAACCGGGAGATGATACCACTGTTCTGTCGATAAAATTTCAGCCTGTAAAATATTTAAATCTATTTACGGGACCTCCTAAAAATATAGAAGATGATGAAGAATTTATAAAGAGAGTAGAGGAGTCCCGGGGAGTTATAGTGCTCAGCGGGGGGACTACAGCTAATATAATATCCAAAGCCTGGGATGAAGAGGTTAAGATCGATCTAGATGGATATGAAAACAACCTGCCTCCAGTGGGTTATATGAGGGGAGTAGATCTTGTGACAGAAGGACTGCTGACACTGAATAAAACTGTGGAGTATATAAGGGAATATATTTATGAAGGCAGGGAAATTGCCAGTGATGATGGGGCTGGGATCCTTGGGAGACTGCTCCTTTTTGATGCCAGTCATATAAAGATAGTAGCAGGAACTGCTGTAAATGCTGCCCATCAAAACCCGGATTTTCCAATTGATTTTAATATTAAATTAAAGGTAGTGGTGGAATTAGAAGCAATTTTAAAAGAATTTGGAAAGTCGGTGACCTTAGAATATGTGTAA
- a CDS encoding DUF1385 domain-containing protein, with the protein MDRKKVSVGGQAVIEGVMMKGPKALATAVRRPTGEIVYKVTKLKPSMNFLTKIPFIRGGAILFETLILGTKELSFSANEAGEEEEKLGDKELMITVIAALALGIGLFMVLPSILSSFMFKNNRMNANIFEGILRILFFLIYIKAISFSKEIKRVFEYHGAEHKCIYAFENNEELVKESAVKYTTLHPRCGTSFLLIVMIISIVVFSSLDFMIPQPDNMWMKVGLKAVLRIVFMPLVAGLAYEFQKYSSKHLDNPLYKMIAIPGLSLQKITTKEPDLEQLEVSMVALRVALGLEVDNATEVFEK; encoded by the coding sequence ATGGATAGAAAAAAGGTTTCGGTAGGTGGACAGGCTGTAATAGAGGGTGTCATGATGAAAGGACCCAAAGCGCTAGCTACAGCAGTGAGAAGACCCACGGGGGAAATAGTTTATAAGGTAACAAAATTAAAACCATCTATGAATTTTTTGACTAAGATTCCATTTATTAGGGGAGGGGCTATCCTGTTTGAAACTCTGATTTTGGGGACCAAAGAACTATCATTTTCTGCCAATGAGGCAGGGGAAGAGGAAGAAAAGTTAGGAGATAAGGAATTGATGATAACTGTAATAGCAGCTCTGGCTTTAGGAATAGGGTTATTTATGGTTTTGCCTTCAATTTTAAGTAGTTTTATGTTTAAAAATAATAGGATGAATGCAAATATTTTTGAAGGTATACTGAGAATATTATTTTTCCTTATATATATAAAGGCAATATCTTTTTCTAAGGAGATAAAGAGGGTCTTTGAATATCACGGAGCTGAGCATAAATGTATCTATGCTTTTGAAAATAATGAGGAATTAGTCAAGGAAAGTGCAGTAAAATATACTACTTTACACCCTAGATGCGGGACAAGTTTCTTGCTTATAGTGATGATAATAAGTATAGTTGTGTTTTCAAGCCTGGATTTTATGATCCCCCAACCTGACAATATGTGGATGAAGGTAGGACTGAAAGCTGTCTTAAGAATTGTATTCATGCCCTTAGTGGCAGGATTAGCCTATGAATTCCAAAAATATAGCAGTAAACATTTGGATAACCCGCTGTATAAGATGATAGCAATACCGGGACTCAGCTTACAAAAGATAACGACTAAAGAGCCTGATTTGGAGCAGTTGGAGGTAAGTATGGTAGCCTTGAGGGTAGCCCTGGGGTTAGAAGTGGATAATGCAACGGAAGTTTTTGAGAAATAA
- the obgE gene encoding GTPase ObgE: MFIDEAIITVKAGKGGDGAATFRREKYVQFGGPDGGDGGNGGSIIFVADNNINTLVDFRYKRAFTAENGGNGAKKRMHGKTGEDLIIKVPVGTMVRDFESGALLLDLNENGEERILFQGGKGGGGNIHFKNAVRRAPKMAGKGRKGKELRVKLELKLLADVALVGYPSVGKSSFINKVSAANSKVANYHFTTLAPKLGVVRVGDNRSFLMADIPGLIEGAHEGVGLGDKFLKHIERCKMIYHVVDVSGMEGRTPEEDFEKINNELEKFSKRLAGKKQIVLANKMDLLYDMENYENFKIYMAGKGIEVFPISVILNDGLKEVVNRTWSLLEEIPREELEEETDVLDILKAIEDEKPDWHVEIDEEGTFVVTGKIVENVLNTYVFNDDEAIVSFVHVLKNLGLENQLIKAGIEEWDTVRIENVEFDYIV; this comes from the coding sequence ATGTTTATAGATGAGGCGATAATCACCGTCAAAGCCGGTAAAGGTGGAGATGGTGCAGCAACATTCAGAAGGGAAAAATATGTACAATTTGGTGGTCCTGATGGGGGGGACGGTGGAAATGGTGGAAGCATCATCTTCGTAGCTGACAACAACATCAACACCTTGGTAGATTTCAGATATAAGAGAGCATTTACAGCAGAAAATGGTGGTAACGGTGCTAAAAAAAGGATGCACGGTAAAACAGGAGAAGACCTGATCATCAAAGTTCCTGTAGGTACCATGGTAAGAGACTTTGAAAGCGGAGCACTACTACTTGATCTCAATGAAAACGGAGAAGAAAGAATTTTATTCCAGGGCGGAAAAGGCGGGGGAGGAAACATCCACTTTAAGAATGCTGTTCGACGTGCTCCTAAGATGGCCGGTAAAGGTCGTAAGGGTAAGGAACTCAGAGTTAAATTGGAATTAAAATTATTAGCTGATGTAGCCTTAGTTGGATACCCAAGTGTAGGTAAATCAAGCTTTATCAACAAGGTTTCTGCTGCTAACTCAAAGGTTGCAAACTACCACTTTACTACTCTGGCTCCTAAACTGGGTGTTGTGAGAGTAGGGGACAACAGATCATTTCTGATGGCTGATATTCCCGGACTTATTGAAGGAGCCCATGAAGGTGTCGGATTAGGAGACAAGTTCCTAAAACATATCGAAAGATGTAAGATGATCTACCATGTGGTAGATGTGTCCGGTATGGAAGGCAGGACTCCTGAGGAAGACTTTGAGAAGATCAACAACGAACTGGAAAAATTCAGTAAGAGACTGGCCGGTAAAAAACAAATAGTTTTAGCCAACAAGATGGATCTGTTATACGATATGGAAAACTATGAAAACTTTAAGATCTATATGGCAGGAAAAGGGATCGAAGTATTCCCTATATCTGTAATTCTTAATGACGGATTAAAGGAAGTTGTAAACAGAACTTGGTCGTTATTGGAGGAGATTCCTCGTGAAGAACTGGAAGAAGAAACAGATGTACTGGATATCTTAAAAGCTATCGAGGATGAAAAACCTGACTGGCATGTGGAGATAGATGAAGAGGGTACCTTTGTCGTTACCGGTAAGATTGTAGAAAACGTACTAAACACCTATGTCTTCAATGATGATGAAGCTATAGTAAGTTTCGTACATGTTTTGAAAAACCTGGGATTAGAGAATCAGTTAATCAAAGCTGGTATCGAAGAGTGGGATACAGTAAGAATTGAAAATGTAGAGTTTGACTATATTGTCTAA
- the rplU gene encoding 50S ribosomal protein L21, which yields MYAVIKTGGKQYKVAEGEILRVEKLNAEVNETVEMTEVLLVSNNGEMKVGTPVVEGAKVLVEVLSQGRAKKVINFKYKPKKSTHRRKGHRQSFTEIKITSIQG from the coding sequence ATGTACGCAGTAATCAAAACTGGAGGAAAACAGTACAAAGTTGCAGAAGGTGAAATATTAAGAGTAGAGAAATTAAATGCTGAAGTTAACGAAACTGTTGAAATGACAGAAGTTTTATTAGTATCTAACAACGGAGAAATGAAAGTAGGAACTCCTGTAGTAGAAGGTGCAAAAGTGTTAGTAGAAGTATTATCACAAGGTAGAGCTAAAAAAGTTATTAACTTCAAATACAAACCTAAAAAGTCAACTCATAGAAGAAAAGGTCACAGACAATCATTCACTGAAATCAAAATCACTTCTATCCAAGGATAA
- a CDS encoding [Fe-Fe] hydrogenase large subunit C-terminal domain-containing protein — protein MKIMNFSEANCNNCYKCVRTCRVKAIKIEEDQAHIVSEQCIVCGHCFSSCPQNARNIHSDLEFVKKMIKNGEKVNISIAPSFRGFYEKSDSFIWGLQKLGFNLIEETAVGADITSKLYENYISESDQGIYITTCCPSVVLLIEKYYPMLIPYLMPFTSPMISHGYLLKKENPKEKTVFLGPCIAKKCESLSEKHTGAIDAVLTFDEVSQWLEETGIDYQNGESGDLDKIGSNFGSSYPVVGGILEGITESIEKKGLTQLRVDGLDECIELFDELSRGSITGTCVEVSVCRQSCLGGPGGSNASSTTFSRVQTLKKYLNENDRKAENNENICDIDFSAGFHNKKFEEKMPGEDEILEILGTLEKYNKEDELNCGGCGYDTCREKAISIYRGMSHKEMCIHYMKKCADKVTNEIFENSPNAILILNNEYEIIESNMAFSRYFGITPKEARERSIEEFVSKEKLEKVSSEGENIIWKKQSFLDGALYMRMSIISMNPKEGILILLTDITSDELRKEEIRALKEKTFEITQTVIEKQMRIAQEIASLLGETTGESKVAFNKLRDVFNKEESL, from the coding sequence ATGAAAATAATGAATTTTTCAGAGGCAAATTGTAATAATTGTTATAAATGTGTGAGAACATGCCGGGTAAAAGCCATAAAGATAGAGGAAGATCAGGCACATATAGTCTCGGAACAATGTATTGTCTGCGGGCACTGTTTTTCCAGCTGTCCCCAGAATGCCAGAAATATTCATTCGGATCTTGAATTCGTGAAAAAAATGATTAAAAATGGCGAGAAAGTAAATATTTCCATAGCACCATCTTTTAGAGGCTTTTATGAAAAATCCGACAGCTTCATATGGGGACTCCAAAAATTAGGATTTAATCTAATAGAAGAAACGGCGGTAGGGGCCGACATCACCTCAAAATTATATGAAAATTATATATCGGAGAGTGATCAGGGGATCTATATAACAACTTGCTGCCCGTCGGTAGTCCTCCTGATAGAAAAATATTATCCGATGTTGATACCATATTTGATGCCTTTTACATCTCCTATGATCTCCCATGGTTATCTGTTAAAAAAAGAGAATCCAAAGGAAAAGACAGTTTTTCTGGGACCGTGTATAGCCAAAAAATGTGAATCATTATCTGAAAAACATACAGGAGCCATAGATGCAGTTTTAACCTTTGATGAGGTATCGCAGTGGCTGGAAGAAACAGGAATAGACTATCAAAACGGAGAATCCGGTGACCTGGATAAAATTGGAAGTAATTTCGGGAGCAGCTATCCTGTAGTAGGAGGAATCTTAGAGGGAATTACTGAGAGTATTGAAAAAAAAGGTCTGACTCAATTAAGAGTAGATGGCTTGGATGAATGTATAGAACTTTTTGATGAACTATCCAGAGGTAGTATCACCGGGACCTGTGTAGAGGTAAGTGTATGCAGACAAAGCTGTCTTGGGGGTCCCGGCGGGTCAAATGCTTCTTCAACCACTTTTTCCAGGGTACAGACGTTGAAAAAATATTTAAATGAGAATGATAGAAAAGCAGAAAATAATGAGAATATATGTGATATAGATTTTAGTGCTGGTTTTCATAATAAAAAATTTGAGGAAAAGATGCCCGGTGAAGATGAAATTTTAGAAATTTTGGGAACTCTGGAAAAATATAATAAAGAGGATGAGTTAAACTGCGGCGGGTGCGGATACGATACCTGCCGTGAAAAAGCCATATCTATATATAGGGGGATGTCTCACAAGGAGATGTGTATTCACTATATGAAAAAATGTGCTGATAAAGTTACCAATGAAATATTTGAAAATTCTCCCAATGCCATCCTTATATTAAACAATGAATATGAGATCATAGAGAGCAACATGGCTTTCAGCAGATATTTTGGAATAACTCCAAAAGAAGCTAGGGAGCGGTCTATAGAGGAGTTCGTATCCAAGGAGAAGTTGGAGAAGGTGTCTTCTGAAGGAGAAAATATTATTTGGAAAAAACAATCATTTTTAGATGGGGCACTTTATATGAGGATGAGTATTATATCGATGAATCCTAAGGAAGGGATCTTAATTTTACTCACCGACATAACCAGTGATGAGTTGAGAAAGGAAGAGATAAGGGCTTTAAAAGAAAAAACTTTTGAGATAACCCAGACAGTGATAGAAAAACAGATGAGAATCGCCCAGGAGATAGCCAGTCTGTTGGGAGAAACCACAGGGGAATCCAAGGTGGCCTTCAATAAATTAAGGGATGTATTCAACAAAGAGGAGAGTCTTTAA
- a CDS encoding ribosomal-processing cysteine protease Prp: MTEITLIRQDEEIVEFYGWNHAEYGEHGSDILCAAISMILQQGAAGILEYLSIPATYSTNNETGFLRLDLKTPDEEKLEKLDMTIHSYNQIVLKNKREINAILGSMVVMLDQLKEQYPKYMKIFEEEAN, translated from the coding sequence ATGACAGAGATCACTCTCATTAGACAGGATGAAGAAATTGTAGAATTTTATGGATGGAATCATGCCGAATATGGTGAACATGGTAGCGATATCTTGTGTGCCGCAATCAGTATGATTTTACAACAAGGAGCAGCCGGTATTTTAGAATATCTAAGTATCCCTGCTACTTATTCAACTAATAATGAAACAGGTTTTTTAAGATTAGATCTTAAAACTCCAGATGAAGAAAAGTTGGAAAAATTGGATATGACTATTCATAGTTATAATCAAATTGTTTTAAAAAACAAAAGGGAAATTAATGCAATATTAGGAAGTATGGTAGTAATGCTGGACCAACTAAAGGAGCAATACCCCAAATATATGAAGATTTTCGAAGAGGAGGCTAATTAA
- a CDS encoding (2Fe-2S) ferredoxin domain-containing protein, translating into MILKVCVGSACHIKGSYDVIKIITKIIEEEGLEKEVELKACFCLNNCTEGVSVVIEGEESVYSFSREDAEEKFKKIIRERGL; encoded by the coding sequence ATGATTTTAAAGGTTTGTGTAGGAAGTGCCTGCCATATAAAGGGCTCTTATGATGTTATAAAAATAATTACCAAAATTATAGAGGAAGAGGGATTAGAAAAAGAGGTAGAGCTGAAAGCTTGTTTTTGTCTGAATAATTGTACCGAGGGAGTCTCTGTTGTTATAGAGGGAGAGGAGAGTGTTTACTCTTTTTCCAGGGAAGATGCAGAGGAAAAGTTTAAAAAAATTATCAGGGAGAGAGGACTATGA
- the trmFO gene encoding methylenetetrahydrofolate--tRNA-(uracil(54)-C(5))-methyltransferase (FADH(2)-oxidizing) TrmFO codes for MKKIEEVVVIGAGLAGSEAAYQLAKRGVKVKLYEMRPKKNTEVHTGDKFGELVCSNSLGSNLLSNASGLMKEELRMMGSLLVEIADETRVPAGQALAVGREEFAEMVTMRLEAEENIEIIREELTEIPKDSYVIIASGPLSSDGITDEILKLTGGTNLYFYDAVAPIVTLESIDQEKVYYQSRYDKGDGEYINCGMTKEEYENFYHELINAERSPLKTFEEEKVFEACMPVEKMASRGEKTLLFGPLKPKGLTNPHKTEKDYAVVQLRQDDKDGKLYNLVGFQTNLKWGEQKRVFQMIPGLENADFIRYGVMHRNTFIDSTKLLNKSLNLKTNEKIFFAGQITGGEGYVAAMATGMMSAINLYHHMLGEKEFVLEDLTSTGSIINYITEEGKKEFQPMGPNFGIVRALEGPRVRDKRDRNTALGERSVEYMKEKIKEIKY; via the coding sequence ATGAAAAAGATAGAAGAGGTAGTTGTAATAGGTGCAGGATTAGCAGGAAGTGAAGCAGCATACCAGCTTGCTAAAAGAGGGGTGAAGGTAAAATTATACGAGATGAGACCTAAAAAAAATACAGAGGTTCATACTGGAGATAAATTTGGAGAATTAGTCTGCAGTAATTCATTGGGTTCAAATTTATTATCCAATGCATCCGGTTTAATGAAGGAAGAACTCCGTATGATGGGATCCCTTTTAGTGGAAATAGCAGATGAAACCCGTGTACCAGCGGGGCAGGCATTGGCAGTAGGTCGTGAGGAATTTGCCGAGATGGTAACTATGAGATTGGAAGCAGAAGAAAATATAGAGATAATAAGGGAAGAGTTAACGGAAATCCCAAAGGACAGCTATGTAATCATAGCCAGCGGCCCCCTATCATCAGATGGGATTACAGATGAAATTTTAAAATTAACAGGTGGAACCAACCTATACTTCTATGACGCAGTAGCTCCAATAGTAACTTTGGAATCCATAGATCAGGAGAAGGTTTACTACCAGTCCAGATACGATAAGGGAGACGGAGAATATATAAACTGTGGGATGACAAAGGAAGAGTATGAGAATTTCTACCATGAGTTAATAAACGCTGAAAGGTCACCGCTAAAAACTTTTGAGGAAGAAAAAGTTTTTGAAGCGTGTATGCCGGTGGAAAAAATGGCCAGCAGAGGGGAAAAAACACTGTTATTCGGGCCGTTGAAGCCAAAGGGATTAACAAATCCGCATAAAACAGAAAAAGACTATGCAGTAGTCCAGTTGAGACAGGACGATAAAGACGGGAAACTCTATAATCTGGTAGGATTTCAAACCAACTTAAAGTGGGGAGAACAAAAAAGAGTATTCCAAATGATTCCAGGATTAGAAAATGCTGATTTTATCAGATATGGAGTGATGCATAGAAATACATTTATAGATTCAACAAAGTTATTGAATAAAAGTTTAAATTTAAAAACTAATGAAAAGATCTTCTTTGCCGGGCAGATAACAGGGGGAGAGGGATATGTGGCAGCTATGGCAACAGGGATGATGTCGGCTATAAACTTATACCACCATATGCTGGGAGAGAAGGAATTTGTATTGGAAGACTTAACTTCTACAGGATCGATAATTAACTATATCACAGAGGAAGGAAAGAAAGAATTCCAGCCTATGGGACCAAATTTTGGAATTGTAAGAGCGCTGGAAGGACCAAGAGTAAGGGATAAGAGAGATAGAAATACAGCCTTAGGAGAAA